A single Argentina anserina chromosome 7, drPotAnse1.1, whole genome shotgun sequence DNA region contains:
- the LOC126802103 gene encoding protein LNK3: MDWYLGNGMDDLVVPNDGGSDRLPSPDSWSKWGISASEGFQSSNKCFSMYPQFSKELNFSGKGFFDEGEMGTSADDKDLSSSSSVCEGLSEDSLQKTSLSYNRAYNQFEDLAGLQQMDDIFMSSLLDDLPGAENVHKSFYFRSDSSGTLATDSISTSKNLELQSISSSGHGAGSSKYLKTHAFSPELGSERGQSTISQFSPCNSEQKDCLQVKAQTVPLMSPSEQRCPHGGVDEDTSVEESVLQELEMVMTQLTEKTRICIRDALYRLADNSKGSHVTHDQDGDLANEKLSSWAVHDETARSESKRDTESETNTIDRAIANLMFNEIDFTAQDISGGSSSDSKSEINEVTGQQQSDNSNRPQNSPLHNNPVLPHHAEVPTLGQRDVHKSLSTSNAGGKRKTRMSEFVSATDF, from the exons ATGGATTGGTATCTAGGGAATGGAATGGATGACCTTGTTGTCCCAAATGATGGAGGATCTGACAGGCTTCCATCACCAGATAGCTGGTCAAAGTGGGGAATAAGCGCATCTGAGGGCTTTCAGTCATCGAATAAATGCTTTTCCATGTATCCACAGTTCAGTAAAGAGCTCAACTTCAGTGGAAAAGGTTTTTTTGATGAAGGTGAGATGGGAACTTCGGCTGATGACAAAGATCTATCTAGCAGTTCAAGTGTTTGTGAAGGATTGTCCGAGGACTCTCTTCAGAAGACCTCACTTTCCTACAATCGGGCCTACAATCAATTTGAGGACCTAGCAGGGCTCCAACAGATGGATGACATATTCAT GAGCTCCTTACTTGATGATCTTCCTGGGGCAGAAAATGTACATAAATCGTTCTATTTTCGTTCAGATTCCAGCGGTACATTAGCCACTGATAGTATTTCGACAAGCAAGAATTTGGAATTGCAAAGTATATCAAGCAGTGGTCATGGTGCTGGCAGCTCTAAGTATCTCAAAACTCATGCATTTTCTCCGGAATTGGGTTCAGAGAGAGGGCAATCCACTATTTCACAGTTCAGTCCCTGCAACTCTGAGCAAAAAGACTGTCTACAAGTAAAG GCACAGACAGTTCCCCTCATGTCTCCATCTGAGCAACGGTGCCCTCATGGCGGTGTGGATGAGGATACATCAGTTGAAGAATCTGTATTGCAGGAGCTGGAAATGGTGATGACACAg TTGACCGAAAAGACCCGAATCTGTATTCGAGATGCATTGTATCGCCTTGCCGATAACTCAAAAGGAAGTCATGTTACACACGACCAAGATGGAGACCTTGCTAATGAAAAACTGTCTTCATGGGCAGTACATGATGAAACAGCAAG GTCTGAGAGCAAGAGAGACACAGAATCAGAGACAAACACCATTGACCGGGCAATTGCAAACCTCATGTTTAATGAGATAGACTTCACTGCGCAAGACATTTCTGGAGGGTCATCATCAGATTCCAAATCTGAAATTAATGAAGTCACCGGGCAACAGCAATCTGACAACTCCAACAGGCCGCAAAACTCTCCTTTGCATAACAATCCAGTTTTACCACATCATGCTGAAGTTCCTACACTTGGTCAAAGAGACGTGCATAAAAGCTTATCAACTAGTAATGCTGGAGGAAAGAGGAAAACTCGGATGAGTGAGTTTGTGTCTGCAACCGACTTCTAG
- the LOC126803193 gene encoding protein MIZU-KUSSEI 1 translates to MRESKPQPLTLPPASPRRSTNLDTKSSSPMANAESPPTISLQPASNKKGPSKSRKLFHRFRAVFRSFPIITPSCKIPVSLHNGGRIGEGHIHGGIRMTGTLFGNRRARVSLAIQESPKCLPILVIELGIPTGKLLQDMGAGFVRVALECEKKPGDKTKIIDEPIWMLYCNGKKSGYGVRREATEDDLSVMQVLQAISMGAGVIPNDGGEKPDGEVMYMRAQFERVIGSKDSETYYMLNPDGNNGPELSLFFVRV, encoded by the coding sequence ATGAGGGAATCAAAACCGCAGCCCCTTACACTGCCCCCAGCCTCGCCGCGGCGGTCTACAAACCTTGATACAAAGTCCTCATCACCTATGGCGAATGCAGAATCACCACCTACCATCTCCCTCCAACCCGCATCAAACAAAAAAGGCCCATCAAAATCTAGAAAACTTTTCCACCGCTTTCGTGCTGTTTTCCGGTCATTTCCCATCATAACCCCGTCGTGCAAGATCCCGGTATCTCTCCACAACGGCGGCCGGATTGGGGAAGGGCACATCCACGGTGGTATCAGGATGACTGGAACCCTATTTGGGAACCGCAGAGCTAGGGTGAGCCTTGCAATCCAAGAAAGCCCCAAGTGCCTCCCCATTCTAGTAATAGAGCTAGGGATTCCAACAGGAAAGCTCCTCCAGGACATGGGAGCTGGATTCGTGAGGGTAGCTCTCGAATGTGAGAAGAAACCAGGTGATAAAACTAAGATCATCGATGAGCCAATATGGATGTTGTATTGCAATGGGAAGAAATCAGGGTATGGAGTTCGGAGGGAAGCGACTGAAGATGACTTGAGTGTCATGCAAGTACTGCAGGCAATTTCTATGGGAGCCGGTGTGATACCAAACGACGGCGGCGAGAAGCCGGACGGCGAGGTCATGTACATGAGAGCGCAATTCGAGCGTGTGATTGGGTCCAAGGATTCGGAAACGTACTACATGTTGAATCCCGATGGGAATAACGGGCCCGAACTCAGTCTATTCTTCGTAAGGGTTTAG